CATGATGCTGGGCGTGCGCGGCTTTCCCGGCAACTCCATCAATCACGCGAACTCCTTCTTCGTGCCCAATCACAGCACCAAGGTTTTTGTGTCGGGCGAGGTCGATGCCGTGGGCAGTGTGGGCTACAACAGCGCGCGCCTGGCCAAGGGCTGGACGCTGGAGGAGACCACGGACATCCGCTTCATCTTCACCAATCTGTGTGTGATGGACTTTGGCGGTCCCAGTCATCAGATGCGCCTGGTGTCGCTGCATCCCGGCGTGACTGCGGCACAGGTCAGGGAAGCCACCGGCTTTCCGATTCACGTTCCCGAGGACGTGGGCGTGACGCCTGATCCCACACCCGAGCAACTGGCCTTGCTGGCCCAGCTCGATCCGCACAATCTGCGCGCTACGGCCATGGGAGCCTGATATGCAGCATGCATCCAGCGAATTTGTGACGCGTGAGGACATGGCCGTCTATGAAACCGGCGAGCCCGTGCTCTACAGCGTGGACAACGGCATTGCCACGGTCACCATGAATCGGCCCACGTTCAACAACGTGCAGAACTCGCAGATGACCTATGCGCTGGATGCAGTCTTGCGCAAGGCGACCGATGACGACAGCGTCAAGGTCATCGTGCTGCGCGGCGAGGGCCGGCACTTCAGCGCGGGTCATGACATCGGCACGCCCGGCCGCGACATCAACAAGCCGTTCGACCGCGTTCACCTGTGGTGGGATCACACCAACAAACCCGGGGGAGAGCAGCTGTTTGCCCGCGAGCAGGAGGTATATCTGGGCATGTGCCGGCGCTGGCGCGAGATCCCCAAACCCATGATTGCCATGGTGCAGGGAGCATGCGTGGCGGGCGGCCTGATGCTGGCCTGGGTCTGCGATCTGATCGTGGCCAGCGATGATGCGTTTTTCCAGGACCCCGTGGTGCGCATGGGCATTCCCGGCGTGGAGTACTTCGCCCATGCCCACGAGCTGCATCCGCGCATTGCCAAGGAGTTTCTGCTGCTGGGCGAGCGCATGCCGGCAGAGCGCGCCTATCAGATGGGCATGGTCAACCGCGTGGTGCCGCGTGCCGAGCTTGAGGACCAGGTCTATGCCATGGCCCAGCGCATGGCGGCCCAGCCGCGTCTGGGCATGGCGCTGACCAAATTGGTCGTCAACAAGGCCGAGGAACTGCAGGGCCTGCGCTCCACCATGGACATGGCTTTTGGCTACCACCACTTTGCCCACGCGCACAGCCAGGCGATGGGCATGGGGCAACTGGGCGGCCAGGACGCCAGGTCCATGGCCAAGGCCAACAAAGAAGAGTCAAAGGCATGAGCAATATGAACGACATGGGCAGTCTGCGCACTCCTCTTTGCGACCTGCTGGGGTGCCGCTATCCCGTCATCCAGACGGCCATGGGCTATGTGGCGGGGGCCGATCTGGTGATAGGGACTACCAATGCCGGCGGCTTCGGCTTCCTGGCCGGTGCCACCATTGCTGCCGACAGGATCGAGGCCGAAATCCTGCGCGTCAAGCGCGAGACCGACGACCAGCCTTTCGGGCTGAACTTTCACATGTTCCAGCCCAACGCCCAGCAGCTGCTGGACCTGGCCGTGAAGCATCGGCTGCGTGCGGTCAGCTACGGCCGTGGCCCGGACAAGAAGGTGATAGGCCGGCTGCGCGAGGCCGGCATTGTCTGCATGCCCACCGTGGGAGCCCTGAAGCACGCCCAGAAGGCGATCGAGATGGGAGCCAATGCCATCACCGTGCAGGGCGGCGAAGGGGGCGGCCATACCGGCAGCGTGCCCACCACGGTGCTGCTGCCCCAGGTGGTGGATGCTGTCCAGGTTCCGGTGGTCGCCGCCGGAGGCTTCTATGACGGGCGCGGTCTGCTGGCTGCGCTGGCCTACGGCGCATCGGGCATTGCCATGGGCACGCGGTTTTTGATGACCAGTGATTCCAAGGTGCCCGCTGCCACGCTGCAGCGCTATCTGGCCGCCAGGGATGCGGAAAAGATCACCGTCTCGCATCTGGTCGATGGCATGCCGCAGCGAATGATTCCCAACGAGTACCTGGCCATGCTGGAAAAGGCCAGTCCCATGAAACGCTTGCGCATTGCCCTGAGCCTGGCACTTCAGTGGAAGGCCGAGACCGGCATGACCACCGGCCAGGCCCTGAGCATCTTCATGAAAGCCCTGCGCGAGGATTCTTCTTCGGTGGCTCAGACCGTGATGGCCGCCAACGCACCCATGTTGCTGCAGCGCTCCATGGTCGATGGAAACCCGGCCGACGGCGTGATGTCCGCCGGGCAGGTGGCCGCGCTGATCGGCAGGCTCGACAGCTGCGAGGAAGTGATAGGCGGCATCGTCCGCCAGGCCATGGACCGTCGCAACGCATTGAACGCATTGACTCCCGCATAACAACAAGCCAACGAGACCGGATATGTCCACTCAACAATTTCATTCCACTATTCATGACAACGGCGTGGCAGAGCTGGTGATCGACCGCGCTCCGGTGAATGCCCTGAATGCCGCCGGCTGGAGTGGTCTGGCCCGGGAAATCCAGGCGCTGGGCGACAGGCCCGAGGTGCGCGTGATCGTCATTCGCGCCGAGAACCGGGGCTTTTGCGCCGGTGTGGACATCAAGGAGCTGGCCGAGAACGACAAGCTCATTCTTGAGGTGAACGCAGGCAACTACGCCACCTTCAAGGCCGTGCATCTGAACAAGGTGCCGGTGATCACCGCCGTGCACGGCTTTGTGCTGGGCGGCGGCATCGGTATCTGCGGCGCATCCGACATCGTGATCGCGGCCGAAGACGCTACCTTCGGCCTGCCCGAAGTGGACCGCGGCGCCATGGGCGGGGCCGCCCATCTGCAGCGCATGTTCGGCGTGCAGAAAACCCGCTACCTGTTCTTCACGGGCGAGATGATAGCTGCGGCAGAGGCCCAGCGCCTGGGGGCCATCGAGCGTGTGGTTCCCCGCGAGCAGCTGCGCGACACCGCCATGGACATCGCCAACCGGATTGCTGCCAAGAGCCCCGCCATGATCCGCATCGCCAAGGAGGCGCTGACTGGCATCGAGGACGGCAATCTCGAAGACAAGTACCGCTGGGAGCAGGGCTTCACCCTGCAAGCCTATATGAGCCCCGACTCCGCCGAGACGCGCAGCGCCTTCGTGGAAAAGCGCGACGCCAAGTTCTGAGCACCGATAGCGCGAAGAGGAGACAACCATGGATTTGACATACACCCCAGCGCAGAAGGCCTTCCGTGCCCAGGTACGTGAATGGCTCAGGGACAACGTGCCCAGGCAGCGTCTGCAAAGCTATGACACCCGCGAGGGCTTCGAGCAGCACCGCCAGTGGGAAGCCAGGCTGGCAAGCGCGGGCTACAGCGCCGTGACCTGGCCCAAGGATCTGGGCGGCAGCGGCTGCGACCTGACGGAGTGGCTGATCTTCGAGGAGGAGTACTGGGCGGTCGATGCGCCAGCCCGCGTGAACCAGAACGGCATCCTGCTGCTGGGCTCCACGCTGATGGAGTTCGGCACACCCGAGCAGAAGGCCCGCTTTCTGCCCCGCATGGCGCGCTGCGACGATATGTGGGCCCAGGGCTGGTCCGAGCCCAATGCCGGCTCCGACATGGCGGCCATCAGCAGTCGCGCCATCCGCAAGGGCGACAAGTTCATACTGAACGGCCAGAAAATCTGGTCCACCCGCGCCATCTTTGCCGACTGGGTGTTCGGCCTGTTTCGCAGCGACCCTACATCGAGCCGCCACCATGGACTGAGCTACATCCTGGTGCCCTTGAACACGCCCGGCATCACCGTGCGTCCGATCCGCGCCATCAACGGCCGTGAACACTTCGCCGAAATCTTCTTCGACGATGTCGAGGTACCTGCGGAGAACCTGCTGGGCGCGGAGGGCAAGGGCTGGCATGTGGCGATGGCCACTGCGGGCTTCGAGCGCGGCCTGCTGTTGCGCTCTCCCGCCCGCTATCAGCGCAGCGCGCAGAAGCTGGTGGACCTGTATCTGCGCAACCAGGTCGATGCCGACCGCGATCATTCCATTCTCGATGCTGTTCTGCGTGCCTGGCAGGGGGCGGAGGCGTACACGCTGTCCTCCTATCACACGGTGGGTCGCCTGCACAAGGGTGCGCAGATCGGGGCCGAGGCCAGCACCAACAAGATCGTCTGGTCCGAGCTGGACATCATGATTCACGAGACCGCAATGCGCATTCTGGGCGCGCGGGCCGAGCTCATCGATGACGCCGAGGCCAACGAATGGCTGGAAGGCTTTCTGTTCTCGCAGGCCGGCCCCATCTACGCGGGCAGCAACGAGATCCAGCGCAACATCATCGCCCAGCGCATGCTGGGCCTGCCCAAATCCTGACCGGCAGAGAGACAATCATGGACTTCACCTTTACCGAAGATCAGATCGCATTCCGCGACTCGATCAGCCGCTTTCTGATGACCGAAGCGGCTCCCGAGCTGTTGCGCGACATCTGGGAAACTCCGAGCGGCCGCAGCCCCGAGCTGTGGGCCAGGATTGCCGAGCAGGGCCTGATGGGCCTGTCGGCACCCGAAGCCGATGGCGGCATGGGTCTGGCCGATGTGGACTGGGCGCTGCTGCTGCAGGAGGTGGGCTATTACGCCTTGCCCGATTCCCTGAGCGACACCGCCTATGTGGCTGTGGGCATGCTGGGCGCCTTGCATGATGGGCATGAAAGCCGTGTCTGGCTCTCCAGGATTGCTGCGGGCAACTGCCGCGTGGCCGTGGGTCATCCCGTCAATCCCCATGTGGCGGATGCCGCGCTGGCCGATGTGCTGCTGCTGCCGCACGCCACGGCCACTGGCCTGGAACTGCATCTGCTCAAGCCCGAGCAGTGCGAGATCACGGCGCTGAGCAGCATCGACTCTTCGCGCCGCCTGTCGCAGGTACGCTGGACACCATCCGATACCACTCGCCTGCTCGACGGCACTCAGGGCCAGAAGGTCTGGGACACTGCAGGCGAGCGCGGCGCGCTCGCTGCCGCTGCCCAGATGCTGGGCCTGGCCCAGCGCATGCTTGACCTGTCCGTGGACTACGTGGCACAGCGCAAGCAGTTCGACAAGGTCATCGGCAGCTTCCAGGCCGTGCAGCATCACCTGTCCGATATCGTCACCAGGATCGAGTTTGCCAAACCCGTGCTCTACCGCGCCTTCTATGCGCTGCAGCATGGCGAACCCGATCTGGCCGTACGTATCTCGCACGCCAAGCTCCAGTGCAGTGAAGCGAGCTGGTTTGCCGCGCGCAACAGCCTGCAGGTGCATGGCGCCATGGGCTACACCTGGGAAGTCGATCTGCAGATGTTCATGAAGCGTGCCTGGGTGCTGGATGCCGCCTGGGGCGATAAGGCATACCACGCGGCGCGCCTGACCCAGGGCCTGCTGCGCAGTCCCAATGCTCCCGTGGGGCCTGGCGCGACCTTTGATCGGGAAGTCGATTCATGCGGCTCCTGCTCTGCGCAAGATGCCATCAGAAACATGGATGAAGAGGTGGCTGCATGAGCGCCCAGGCCTATATCGTTGATGCACTGCGCTCGCCCACCGGCAAGCGCAAGGGCTCTCTTGCCGCCGTGCACGGCGCCGATCTCGGCGCCCATGTGATCAAGGCGCTGGTCGAGCGCAACGACATTCCCGCAGCCGATTACGACGACGTGATCTTTGGCTGCGTGGACACCATCGGCGCCCTGGCCGGCGACATCGCCCGTACTTCCTGGCTGGCGGCCGGCATGCCCCTGAATGTGCCCGGCACCACGATCGACCGCCAGTGCGGATCGTCCCAGCAAGCCATTCATTTTGCGGCCCAGGCCGTGATGAGCGGCACGCAGGATGTGGTGCTGGCCGGTGGCGTGCAGACCATGAGCGCGATTCCGATCTCGTCGGCCATGCTGGCCGGTCAGCCTCTGGGCTTTAGCACGCCGTTTGCCGAGAGCAAGGGCTGGCAGGCCCGCTTCGGCAGCGCGCCCGTCAACCAGTTCTATGCCGCCCAGCGCATTGCCGATCACTGGGGCCTGAGCCGCGGCGACATGGAGGTGTTTGCCAAGGAAAGCCATGACCGGGCCCTGAAGGCGATTGCCGAGGGACGCTTCGACCGTGAAATCGTGCCATTCGGCGATTTCGGGATGGACGAAACGGCACGCCTTTCGACCCTGGAGAAGATGGCCACGCTGGAGCCGGTGGATCCGACCTATCCCTCGATCACCGCTGCCGTGTCCAGCTCCACTTGCGATGCCGCAGCGGCCGTGCTGGTGGTGTCGGAGGCTGCGCTTAAACGCTACCACCTCACGCCTCGCGCCCGCATTCACCATATGAGCGTGCGCGCCGATGATCCCATCTGGCATCTGACGGCACCGATTCCCGCCACCGAACATGCGCTCAAGAAGGCGGGCATGACGATGTCCGACATCGACCTGGTCGAGATCAACGAGGCTTTCGCTTCCGTGGTCATGGCCTGGCTCAAGGAAACCGGCTACGACCCAGCCAGGACCAATGTCAACGGCGGCGCGATTGCGCTGGGCCATCCGCTGGGGGCCTCGGGCGCCAAGCTCATGACCACGCTGCTGCACGAGCTGGAGCGCACCGGCGGCCGCTTCGGTCTGCAGACCATGTGCGAAGGCGGAGGTCAGGCCAACGTCACCATCATCGAACGTCTCTGATGGCCGCCCTGCGGGCGCTCGGGCGCCTGCTGCAAAACCCTGGGCCAGCGCCCCCAAGGCAGTGGGCACGCGGCGCTTGAATCTCGAACAACAAAAGGATGGAGACCATGGAATCAGTGAATCAGGGTGTGGATCGTCGCGGCTTTATTCAGGGCGCAGGTGCCGTGGCCGCAGCGGCGACCATGCCGGCGATG
This DNA window, taken from Comamonas testosteroni TK102, encodes the following:
- a CDS encoding acyl CoA--acetate/3-ketoacid CoA transferase subunit beta produces the protein MSEIALVDRVICAAARAWENDGEVLATGIGLVPRLAASLCMRSINTDLIMTDSEAWVVNEPVPVGPRGDYKIKRENWMGFSRIFDNVWGGKRHAMVGPVQVDRFGQGNISMVGSDYARPKSMMLGVRGFPGNSINHANSFFVPNHSTKVFVSGEVDAVGSVGYNSARLAKGWTLEETTDIRFIFTNLCVMDFGGPSHQMRLVSLHPGVTAAQVREATGFPIHVPEDVGVTPDPTPEQLALLAQLDPHNLRATAMGA
- a CDS encoding enoyl-CoA hydratase; the encoded protein is MQHASSEFVTREDMAVYETGEPVLYSVDNGIATVTMNRPTFNNVQNSQMTYALDAVLRKATDDDSVKVIVLRGEGRHFSAGHDIGTPGRDINKPFDRVHLWWDHTNKPGGEQLFAREQEVYLGMCRRWREIPKPMIAMVQGACVAGGLMLAWVCDLIVASDDAFFQDPVVRMGIPGVEYFAHAHELHPRIAKEFLLLGERMPAERAYQMGMVNRVVPRAELEDQVYAMAQRMAAQPRLGMALTKLVVNKAEELQGLRSTMDMAFGYHHFAHAHSQAMGMGQLGGQDARSMAKANKEESKA
- a CDS encoding NAD(P)H-dependent flavin oxidoreductase — translated: MSNMNDMGSLRTPLCDLLGCRYPVIQTAMGYVAGADLVIGTTNAGGFGFLAGATIAADRIEAEILRVKRETDDQPFGLNFHMFQPNAQQLLDLAVKHRLRAVSYGRGPDKKVIGRLREAGIVCMPTVGALKHAQKAIEMGANAITVQGGEGGGHTGSVPTTVLLPQVVDAVQVPVVAAGGFYDGRGLLAALAYGASGIAMGTRFLMTSDSKVPAATLQRYLAARDAEKITVSHLVDGMPQRMIPNEYLAMLEKASPMKRLRIALSLALQWKAETGMTTGQALSIFMKALREDSSSVAQTVMAANAPMLLQRSMVDGNPADGVMSAGQVAALIGRLDSCEEVIGGIVRQAMDRRNALNALTPA
- a CDS encoding enoyl-CoA hydratase family protein; translated protein: MSTQQFHSTIHDNGVAELVIDRAPVNALNAAGWSGLAREIQALGDRPEVRVIVIRAENRGFCAGVDIKELAENDKLILEVNAGNYATFKAVHLNKVPVITAVHGFVLGGGIGICGASDIVIAAEDATFGLPEVDRGAMGGAAHLQRMFGVQKTRYLFFTGEMIAAAEAQRLGAIERVVPREQLRDTAMDIANRIAAKSPAMIRIAKEALTGIEDGNLEDKYRWEQGFTLQAYMSPDSAETRSAFVEKRDAKF
- a CDS encoding acyl-CoA dehydrogenase family protein, yielding MDLTYTPAQKAFRAQVREWLRDNVPRQRLQSYDTREGFEQHRQWEARLASAGYSAVTWPKDLGGSGCDLTEWLIFEEEYWAVDAPARVNQNGILLLGSTLMEFGTPEQKARFLPRMARCDDMWAQGWSEPNAGSDMAAISSRAIRKGDKFILNGQKIWSTRAIFADWVFGLFRSDPTSSRHHGLSYILVPLNTPGITVRPIRAINGREHFAEIFFDDVEVPAENLLGAEGKGWHVAMATAGFERGLLLRSPARYQRSAQKLVDLYLRNQVDADRDHSILDAVLRAWQGAEAYTLSSYHTVGRLHKGAQIGAEASTNKIVWSELDIMIHETAMRILGARAELIDDAEANEWLEGFLFSQAGPIYAGSNEIQRNIIAQRMLGLPKS
- a CDS encoding acyl-CoA dehydrogenase family protein yields the protein MDFTFTEDQIAFRDSISRFLMTEAAPELLRDIWETPSGRSPELWARIAEQGLMGLSAPEADGGMGLADVDWALLLQEVGYYALPDSLSDTAYVAVGMLGALHDGHESRVWLSRIAAGNCRVAVGHPVNPHVADAALADVLLLPHATATGLELHLLKPEQCEITALSSIDSSRRLSQVRWTPSDTTRLLDGTQGQKVWDTAGERGALAAAAQMLGLAQRMLDLSVDYVAQRKQFDKVIGSFQAVQHHLSDIVTRIEFAKPVLYRAFYALQHGEPDLAVRISHAKLQCSEASWFAARNSLQVHGAMGYTWEVDLQMFMKRAWVLDAAWGDKAYHAARLTQGLLRSPNAPVGPGATFDREVDSCGSCSAQDAIRNMDEEVAA
- a CDS encoding acetyl-CoA C-acetyltransferase; translated protein: MSAQAYIVDALRSPTGKRKGSLAAVHGADLGAHVIKALVERNDIPAADYDDVIFGCVDTIGALAGDIARTSWLAAGMPLNVPGTTIDRQCGSSQQAIHFAAQAVMSGTQDVVLAGGVQTMSAIPISSAMLAGQPLGFSTPFAESKGWQARFGSAPVNQFYAAQRIADHWGLSRGDMEVFAKESHDRALKAIAEGRFDREIVPFGDFGMDETARLSTLEKMATLEPVDPTYPSITAAVSSSTCDAAAAVLVVSEAALKRYHLTPRARIHHMSVRADDPIWHLTAPIPATEHALKKAGMTMSDIDLVEINEAFASVVMAWLKETGYDPARTNVNGGAIALGHPLGASGAKLMTTLLHELERTGGRFGLQTMCEGGGQANVTIIERL